Proteins from a genomic interval of Oceanispirochaeta crateris:
- a CDS encoding MinD/ParA family protein: protein MQDQAELLREMMKKKNDSGSGESQTSSTRIITVASGKGGVGKTNISINLALAYARMGKKVIVLDADLGLANVNVVLGVIPKYNLYHVIRKQKTMKEVILDTNYGIQIVAGASGFSRVANLTDEERNNFISELSELSSADIIIIDTSAGVSQNVLAFVEAADDVLIVTTPEPTAITDAYGIIKIISTEIDNLDMGMKLIVNRAANVSEAKKVSHKVINIAAQFLNLKIDYLGFVYDDPAVPTAVRKQLPFMISDPRGQASMCIQHIVNRLENVEYREGRGVGHFIKRLLNRMD from the coding sequence ATGCAGGATCAGGCAGAACTCCTTCGGGAGATGATGAAAAAAAAGAATGATAGTGGCTCAGGGGAATCTCAAACATCCTCCACAAGAATTATAACCGTAGCCAGTGGCAAGGGAGGGGTGGGTAAAACCAATATCTCTATCAATTTAGCCCTGGCTTATGCCCGAATGGGTAAGAAAGTCATCGTTCTGGACGCGGATCTTGGATTGGCCAATGTGAATGTCGTGCTGGGGGTTATACCCAAGTATAATCTTTACCACGTTATTCGTAAGCAGAAAACGATGAAAGAAGTCATCCTGGATACGAATTACGGGATTCAGATTGTGGCCGGTGCCAGTGGATTTTCCAGGGTTGCCAATCTGACAGATGAAGAGCGGAATAATTTTATAAGCGAATTATCCGAACTATCCTCTGCGGATATTATCATCATCGATACAAGTGCCGGTGTTTCCCAGAATGTCCTCGCTTTTGTTGAGGCAGCAGATGATGTCCTGATTGTGACAACACCTGAACCTACGGCGATCACTGATGCCTACGGTATCATTAAAATCATCTCTACAGAAATTGACAATCTGGATATGGGAATGAAGCTTATAGTCAATAGAGCTGCAAATGTATCAGAAGCAAAAAAGGTATCCCATAAGGTCATCAATATAGCCGCACAGTTTCTTAATCTTAAAATTGATTATCTTGGGTTTGTATATGATGATCCGGCTGTACCCACAGCCGTTAGAAAACAGCTCCCCTTTATGATTTCAGATCCAAGAGGGCAGGCTTCAATGTGTATTCAGCATATTGTGAACAGGCTTGAGAACGTGGAGTATAGAGAAGGTCGGGGTGTCGGCCATTTTATTAAACGGCTATTAAACCGTATGGATTGA
- a CDS encoding flagellar biosynthesis protein FlhF yields MEQHFTESGYTHAEVISNIRVKYGDKAKILFYKSVRLGGFMGLFSKDGVEYTGYITDNPGIKRKEADEKNKKEILNLAQSQKGSTLDEVLKEVKELKEKMNIHPREEAPLHPSLSQMKSLLKDNDFSDTYIDDMITRLRREFSLEDLDQYSLLEEAVMTWVGESLREHQDPLVPSPRVFVLVGPTGVGKTTTIAKLAAINGVTSGDASLSVCMITIDNYRIGARTQIETYGDIMGIPVFTAESYEDLKEKIEINRDQDLIFVDTIGKSPRDFMKLAEMRSIVEACGDNAEIHLAISSTTKDKDIHEILDQFEPFHYKSVILTKLDETTQVGNLISILSQRKKALSYITDGQGVPQDISRNTRAKLLNYLTGFSCDTEQILSKLDKKYNRMWS; encoded by the coding sequence ATGGAACAGCATTTTACAGAATCAGGTTATACACATGCTGAAGTCATCAGTAATATCCGTGTCAAATATGGTGACAAGGCAAAAATACTCTTTTATAAAAGCGTTCGTCTTGGCGGTTTTATGGGCCTGTTTTCAAAAGATGGTGTGGAATATACGGGTTATATCACTGATAATCCCGGCATAAAACGTAAAGAAGCGGATGAAAAGAATAAAAAAGAAATTTTGAATCTTGCCCAGAGTCAGAAAGGGTCTACCCTGGATGAAGTTCTGAAAGAAGTGAAGGAATTAAAAGAGAAAATGAATATTCATCCCAGGGAGGAGGCGCCTCTTCACCCCTCCTTGAGTCAGATGAAGTCTCTGTTAAAAGATAATGATTTTTCAGATACATATATCGATGATATGATCACCCGCTTGAGGCGAGAGTTTTCACTGGAAGATCTGGATCAGTACTCCCTCCTGGAGGAAGCCGTCATGACCTGGGTGGGTGAATCCCTTCGAGAACATCAGGACCCTCTGGTGCCCTCACCCCGGGTTTTTGTCCTTGTAGGACCGACCGGTGTGGGTAAGACCACAACCATTGCCAAGCTGGCGGCCATCAATGGAGTGACCTCCGGAGATGCCTCATTGTCGGTTTGTATGATCACAATTGACAATTACAGAATCGGTGCCAGAACTCAGATTGAAACCTACGGAGATATCATGGGGATTCCTGTTTTTACGGCAGAATCTTATGAGGATCTGAAAGAAAAGATAGAAATCAATCGGGATCAGGATCTGATTTTTGTAGATACCATAGGAAAAAGCCCCCGGGATTTTATGAAATTGGCCGAGATGAGATCCATTGTCGAAGCCTGTGGAGATAATGCGGAAATCCATCTGGCCATCTCTTCTACCACCAAAGACAAGGATATTCATGAGATTCTGGATCAGTTTGAGCCCTTTCATTACAAATCGGTTATTCTGACAAAATTAGATGAAACAACTCAGGTTGGTAATTTGATCAGTATCCTCTCTCAGCGGAAGAAGGCCCTCTCCTACATCACAGACGGTCAGGGTGTTCCTCAGGATATTTCACGAAATACACGAGCCAAACTCCTGAACTACTTAACAGGGTTTTCTTGTGATACAGAACAGATTCTCAGTAAACTAGACAAAAAATATAACAGGATGTGGAGCTGA